A region of Flavobacterium album DNA encodes the following proteins:
- a CDS encoding DUF1573 domain-containing protein produces MKRILGLIAVLVITASGYAQSGAKLELKNGDTIDYGTTSKEDDNGVRFFEFTNTGDAPLIIKEAKSTCGCTVPNWPKEPIAPGKTGKIEVKYNMNPGPIRKTITVQSNAVNYPGGTVALKIKGDVVAQDQVNVLQKKKTIVNQ; encoded by the coding sequence ATGAAACGAATTTTAGGTTTGATCGCAGTGTTAGTTATCACCGCTTCAGGTTATGCACAGTCAGGGGCTAAATTAGAGCTTAAGAATGGCGACACCATTGATTATGGCACTACCAGCAAAGAAGACGATAACGGGGTACGATTTTTTGAGTTTACCAACACAGGCGATGCGCCCCTTATTATTAAAGAGGCAAAATCTACCTGCGGCTGTACTGTGCCTAACTGGCCTAAAGAGCCCATTGCACCGGGAAAAACCGGAAAGATTGAGGTGAAATATAACATGAATCCGGGCCCTATAAGGAAAACCATCACTGTACAGTCTAACGCGGTAAACTATCCCGGCGGTACTGTGGCACTGAAAATAAAAGGCGATGTGGTTGCACAGGACCAGGTGAATGTACTGCAAAAGAAAAAAACTATAGTGAACCAGTAA
- a CDS encoding pyridoxal phosphate-dependent aminotransferase yields MPQVSEKGRQMPESPIRKLVPYSEMAKKKGHKVYHLNIGQPDIKTPEVALEAIKNNNIQILEYSHSAGFESYRNKLAASYQAHGVNVNPENIIITTGGSEALLFALGSTMDAGDEVIIPEPFYANYNGFSVASGVKVVPVISTIDEGFALPPIADFEKLITPKTKAILICNPGNPTGYLYTQEEIQQLAELVKKHDLFLIADEVYREFTYDGDKHYSVMNVPGIEENAIMIDSVSKRYSMCGARIGCIVSKNKEVMATAMKYAQARLSPPTFEQIASEAALDTPQSYFDEVIGEYRERRDTLIAELNKIEGVKVATPKGAFYCIAKLPVDNADKFAQWLLESFDLDGETVMVAPAAGFYSTPNVGLDEIRIAYVLKKEDLIRSVEILKVAIAQYNSK; encoded by the coding sequence ATGCCGCAAGTATCAGAAAAAGGCAGGCAAATGCCCGAATCCCCTATCAGGAAACTGGTTCCTTATTCAGAAATGGCGAAAAAGAAAGGCCACAAAGTATACCACCTGAACATTGGCCAGCCGGATATCAAAACCCCTGAAGTGGCGCTTGAAGCCATTAAGAACAACAACATACAAATCCTTGAATACAGCCATTCTGCCGGTTTCGAAAGCTACAGGAATAAGCTCGCCGCTTCTTACCAGGCACATGGCGTAAATGTAAACCCTGAAAATATTATCATAACCACCGGCGGATCTGAAGCATTGCTTTTTGCCCTTGGAAGTACCATGGATGCAGGCGATGAAGTTATCATACCTGAGCCTTTTTATGCCAATTACAATGGCTTCTCCGTTGCATCGGGCGTAAAGGTAGTACCGGTTATCTCTACTATAGATGAAGGCTTTGCCCTTCCCCCTATTGCTGATTTTGAAAAGCTGATCACACCAAAAACCAAGGCGATACTTATCTGCAACCCGGGCAACCCTACCGGCTACCTGTATACCCAGGAAGAGATACAGCAGCTTGCCGAACTGGTAAAAAAACACGACCTTTTCCTTATTGCTGACGAAGTATACCGTGAATTTACGTATGACGGTGACAAGCATTATTCGGTAATGAACGTTCCGGGTATTGAGGAGAATGCTATCATGATCGATTCGGTTTCCAAGCGTTACAGCATGTGCGGCGCAAGGATAGGCTGCATCGTTTCTAAAAATAAAGAAGTTATGGCTACCGCCATGAAATATGCCCAGGCACGCCTTAGCCCGCCAACTTTCGAGCAGATAGCCAGCGAGGCAGCATTGGATACGCCGCAAAGCTATTTTGACGAAGTTATAGGCGAATACCGCGAGCGCAGGGATACCCTGATTGCCGAGCTGAACAAGATTGAAGGTGTAAAAGTCGCTACCCCAAAAGGCGCATTTTACTGCATCGCTAAACTACCTGTAGACAACGCCGACAAGTTTGCCCAATGGCTGCTGGAAAGCTTCGACCTGGATGGTGAGACGGTTATGGTTGCACCTGCTGCCGGGTTTTACTCAACACCAAATGTAGGCCTTGACGAGATACGTATTGCATATGTACTTAAGAAAGAAGATCTTATTCGTTCGGTTGAAATACTGAAAGTTGCAATAGCACAGTATAATAGCAAATAA
- a CDS encoding Crp/Fnr family transcriptional regulator, translating to MDVMQELLTAMQNAGLQWTEPVELKRGELLFSAGRADVPVYLLEQGTVRIVSQNDEETNTIRFAYKGSLFAAMDNLITGQPTLYTAEAIKQVSIRSIPRAAFLDFINSDRKHLELWNIILGYIIIGQLERETDLLTTSPRERYERVLRRSPQLFQEVPHKYIASYLRMTPETLSRLQKS from the coding sequence ATGGACGTAATGCAAGAGCTTCTCACCGCCATGCAAAATGCCGGATTGCAATGGACGGAGCCTGTGGAACTAAAGCGTGGCGAACTGCTGTTTTCGGCAGGCCGGGCCGATGTGCCCGTGTATCTCCTGGAGCAGGGTACTGTGCGCATCGTCTCCCAAAACGATGAGGAAACCAACACTATCCGCTTTGCATACAAGGGTTCGCTTTTTGCCGCAATGGACAATTTGATCACAGGCCAGCCTACCCTTTACACTGCGGAAGCGATCAAACAGGTCAGTATCAGATCGATCCCAAGAGCAGCGTTCCTGGACTTTATCAACAGCGACAGGAAGCATCTGGAATTATGGAATATCATTTTGGGTTACATCATTATCGGCCAGCTCGAAAGGGAAACCGACCTGCTTACCACATCGCCCCGCGAACGTTATGAAAGAGTGCTCCGGCGCTCACCGCAGCTATTCCAGGAAGTGCCGCACAAGTATATTGCCTCCTACCTCCGCATGACACCCGAAACTCTTTCCCGCCTCCAAAAATCTTGA
- a CDS encoding DinB family protein produces MKTSSKSLLQELEKITQDNSNTAAHFLTLSEEQLNFKASPGSWSILECLEHLNRYSAFYLPELRRHLTTSRTETNPIFKSGLWGNYLVKMVIPKEGGKKMKTFTAMNPSGSKLDKAVISQFIETQTQLLGIIESAGSADLNVAGIPVTFTKLIKLRLGDALRFMAYHNQRHVQQAQRIHS; encoded by the coding sequence ATGAAAACAAGCAGTAAAAGCCTGTTACAGGAACTCGAAAAGATTACGCAGGACAACAGCAACACCGCAGCACATTTTCTTACCCTTAGCGAAGAGCAGCTAAACTTTAAGGCATCACCCGGATCGTGGAGCATACTGGAATGCCTGGAGCACCTGAACCGGTATTCTGCTTTTTACCTACCTGAATTGAGAAGGCATCTTACTACCTCAAGAACAGAAACCAACCCCATATTCAAAAGCGGGCTTTGGGGCAATTACCTGGTAAAAATGGTCATCCCGAAAGAAGGCGGCAAAAAAATGAAAACATTCACCGCGATGAATCCTTCAGGCAGCAAACTGGACAAAGCAGTAATTTCCCAATTCATCGAAACACAAACACAGCTGCTGGGAATAATTGAATCGGCAGGGTCGGCAGACCTGAATGTGGCAGGCATACCGGTTACATTCACAAAACTCATAAAGCTAAGGCTCGGCGATGCATTGCGGTTTATGGCCTATCATAACCAAAGGCATGTACAGCAGGCACAACGTATTCATTCCTAA
- a CDS encoding ABC transporter substrate-binding protein: protein MKKLFCIVFLTALALAGCKKENQVIKHASTIVDNSVKHAKGLEIYRYQGYTVVKVTNPWPDATDTFTYVMQKKNTVLPDSLKNYTVIQVPLKTVVVTSTTHIPSLEMLGVENTLIGFPGIDFISSEKTRARIDSGKVKEAGQNESLNTEVMLDLNPDALVGFSISSHNKTMDNLQQSGMKILYNGDWTEQSPLGKAEWIKFFGALYGLEDKADELFANIEKEYNAAQELAKKVTVKPTVLCGAIYNNQWLMPQGGSWASLFLKDAGASYLWADSDGTGSLSLSFETVLDKAENADFWIGPSQYTSLKEMTDANPHYAQFKAFKNKQVYSFGNKKGATGGLIYYELAPNRPDLVLKDLVHILHPELLPNHKLQFFERLK from the coding sequence ATGAAAAAATTATTCTGCATAGTGTTCCTTACCGCCCTGGCCTTAGCGGGATGCAAAAAAGAAAACCAGGTTATTAAACACGCTTCGACCATTGTTGATAATTCGGTGAAGCATGCCAAAGGCCTCGAAATTTACAGATACCAAGGGTATACTGTCGTGAAGGTCACCAACCCGTGGCCGGATGCAACAGACACCTTTACCTATGTAATGCAGAAGAAAAACACGGTGCTGCCCGACAGCCTGAAGAACTATACCGTTATACAAGTGCCGCTGAAAACCGTAGTTGTAACCTCTACTACCCACATCCCTTCTCTGGAAATGCTGGGGGTTGAAAACACGCTTATAGGGTTTCCGGGGATTGATTTTATCTCATCGGAAAAAACACGGGCAAGAATTGATTCCGGCAAGGTGAAGGAGGCCGGCCAGAATGAAAGCCTGAACACTGAAGTGATGCTCGACCTTAACCCCGATGCCTTGGTTGGCTTCAGCATCAGCAGCCACAACAAGACGATGGACAACCTGCAGCAAAGCGGGATGAAAATACTGTATAACGGCGACTGGACCGAACAATCGCCCCTCGGCAAAGCCGAATGGATAAAATTCTTTGGGGCGCTGTATGGCCTGGAAGACAAAGCCGACGAACTTTTTGCCAACATCGAAAAAGAATATAATGCCGCACAAGAGCTGGCTAAAAAGGTAACTGTAAAACCCACGGTGCTTTGCGGCGCCATATACAATAATCAATGGCTGATGCCACAGGGCGGAAGCTGGGCATCGCTGTTCCTGAAAGATGCGGGGGCAAGTTACCTTTGGGCAGATTCGGATGGGACGGGCAGCCTCAGCCTTTCGTTTGAGACAGTGCTTGATAAAGCAGAAAATGCCGACTTCTGGATCGGCCCGAGCCAATATACTTCTTTAAAGGAGATGACGGATGCCAATCCGCATTATGCACAATTCAAAGCGTTTAAAAACAAGCAGGTCTATTCGTTCGGCAATAAAAAAGGCGCGACCGGCGGGCTTATTTATTATGAGCTGGCACCCAACCGCCCTGATTTAGTGCTGAAAGACCTGGTACATATACTGCACCCTGAATTGCTGCCAAACCATAAACTTCAATTTTTTGAAAGGCTGAAATAA
- a CDS encoding iron ABC transporter permease translates to MQNRKRNIAIFTTLGIALVFLFLVNISMGAVNIPVGEVFDTLTGGNASKPAWDYIILSYRLPKAVTALLVGMGLSVSGLLMQTLFRNPLAGPDVLGLTSGASLGVAFVILGAGFLPGALAGFFLSPYGIVLAAIAGCFLALLAILVVAQRLRDTMAILIIGLMFSSFTGAIVGVLTYFSTAEQLQKYTFWALGSLGNLPWSTIIVLGVVVLSGLILSAFCIKPLDALLLGERYAKSLGINFKKTRFIIILSTSLLTGCITAFAGPIAFIGLVVPHIAKLAFRTSSHFTLFWATLLSGAIILLICDTFTQLPGSEFVLPINAITSIVGAPIVIWLLMRKQKGVFS, encoded by the coding sequence ATGCAAAACAGAAAGCGGAACATAGCTATTTTTACCACACTGGGCATTGCGCTGGTGTTCCTCTTTTTGGTTAATATCAGCATGGGCGCTGTAAATATCCCTGTGGGTGAAGTATTCGATACGCTGACCGGCGGCAATGCCTCCAAACCTGCATGGGACTATATAATACTTAGTTACCGCCTCCCTAAAGCCGTCACCGCGCTGCTTGTAGGTATGGGATTATCGGTGAGTGGGCTTTTGATGCAGACGCTTTTCCGTAACCCGCTTGCCGGCCCGGATGTATTAGGACTGACATCGGGAGCCAGCCTGGGAGTTGCTTTTGTAATACTGGGCGCGGGATTTTTGCCAGGCGCACTGGCAGGCTTTTTCCTTTCGCCCTATGGCATTGTTTTAGCCGCAATAGCCGGGTGTTTTTTGGCACTGCTTGCCATCCTTGTTGTGGCGCAGCGCCTTCGTGACACCATGGCGATACTGATCATCGGGCTGATGTTTTCCAGCTTTACAGGCGCAATTGTGGGGGTACTCACCTACTTCAGCACGGCAGAGCAATTGCAGAAATATACTTTTTGGGCTTTGGGCAGCCTCGGGAATTTGCCGTGGAGCACTATTATTGTATTAGGGGTGGTTGTACTATCAGGATTAATACTGTCTGCATTTTGCATTAAGCCGCTCGATGCGCTGTTATTGGGCGAGCGTTATGCGAAAAGCCTGGGCATAAACTTTAAAAAGACACGATTCATCATCATACTTTCTACAAGCCTGCTTACGGGCTGCATTACCGCCTTTGCGGGCCCCATTGCTTTTATAGGACTGGTCGTGCCCCATATTGCCAAGCTGGCTTTCCGGACGAGCAGCCACTTTACGTTGTTTTGGGCAACGCTGCTGTCAGGGGCTATCATACTGCTTATCTGCGACACGTTTACGCAATTGCCGGGAAGTGAATTTGTACTCCCCATCAACGCCATAACATCAATTGTAGGTGCACCCATAGTGATATGGCTGCTAATGCGCAAACAGAAAGGAGTATTCAGCTGA
- a CDS encoding ABC transporter ATP-binding protein → MEKQGTILSAKDLSIGYTYGKNTNVIASDITLNLAQGSLTALIGANGIGKSTLLRTLTGIQPPLQGSIFLNNKDLAAYSQKELAHNLSIVLTESLPPSNLTVFELVALGRQPYTNWLGSLSEEDHELVEKALELTQTAPLAQKKHHEISDGQLQKVLIARALAQDTPLIILDEPTTHLDLLHKVNLLRLLKKLALETGKCILYSTHDLDLALQMSDEIIVMANGNTIQDSPKNLIEQKVFDTLFNDPGIIFDAEKGGFVIQP, encoded by the coding sequence ATGGAAAAACAGGGAACCATATTATCTGCAAAGGATTTAAGCATCGGTTATACTTATGGTAAAAACACGAATGTTATTGCCAGCGATATTACCCTAAACTTGGCACAGGGCAGCCTTACAGCACTTATCGGTGCCAATGGAATAGGGAAATCGACATTGCTGCGGACACTGACAGGGATACAGCCGCCACTGCAGGGAAGCATTTTTCTCAACAATAAAGACCTGGCCGCCTATTCGCAAAAAGAGCTGGCACATAACCTCAGTATTGTTTTAACCGAAAGCCTCCCTCCAAGCAACCTTACGGTATTCGAATTGGTAGCGCTTGGCAGGCAGCCGTATACCAACTGGCTGGGGTCGCTGTCGGAGGAAGACCACGAACTGGTGGAAAAGGCGCTGGAACTTACGCAGACAGCACCGTTAGCACAAAAAAAGCACCATGAGATAAGCGACGGCCAATTGCAAAAGGTGCTGATAGCCCGTGCGCTGGCACAGGATACACCGCTTATTATCCTTGACGAACCTACCACACACCTTGACCTGCTGCATAAGGTAAACCTCCTGCGTCTCCTTAAAAAACTGGCTTTGGAAACCGGTAAATGTATCCTCTACTCTACCCACGACCTTGACCTGGCATTGCAGATGAGCGATGAAATCATTGTAATGGCAAACGGAAACACCATTCAGGACTCACCTAAAAACCTCATTGAGCAAAAGGTATTTGACACCTTGTTTAACGACCCCGGCATTATCTTCGATGCGGAAAAAGGCGGGTTTGTCATCCAGCCGTAA